A stretch of Faecalibacterium duncaniae DNA encodes these proteins:
- a CDS encoding retron system putative HNH endonuclease, translating to MIKINKGIEPVELTKYKQQPNASYRDMHGAPSGKSNSDGTPIDVYTIVLNRLIQEQGCICAYCMCRIPEKGKKATIEHIDPQSATSEEKALDYRNMLAVCNGNRDAHNDKEKSCDAHRKNAPLSVNPLKSDTLSSLKYLSNGEITASDDAIKKDLCDTLNLNCSERRIPENRKAALTAYLRVFVAKHPTGDIKESCRRELEKYQQESPKMPYVGIILDWLTRHT from the coding sequence ATGATTAAAATCAATAAAGGTATTGAGCCTGTAGAGCTTACGAAATACAAACAACAGCCTAATGCATCCTACCGAGATATGCATGGTGCTCCCTCAGGAAAAAGTAATTCCGATGGAACTCCCATCGATGTTTATACTATAGTTCTGAATCGTCTAATTCAGGAACAAGGGTGTATTTGTGCTTATTGCATGTGTCGAATTCCAGAAAAAGGAAAGAAAGCAACGATTGAGCATATTGACCCACAGAGTGCCACTTCTGAAGAGAAAGCCTTAGATTATCGGAACATGCTTGCTGTATGTAATGGAAATCGTGATGCTCACAATGACAAAGAAAAATCCTGCGATGCACATCGCAAAAATGCTCCTTTAAGCGTCAATCCATTAAAATCAGATACATTATCTTCTCTCAAATATCTATCCAATGGCGAAATAACTGCCTCTGACGATGCTATTAAGAAAGACCTCTGTGATACTCTCAATCTAAACTGCTCAGAAAGACGCATCCCGGAAAACAGAAAGGCCGCCTTAACTGCATACCTTCGTGTCTTTGTCGCCAAACATCCCACCGGCGATATTAAAGAATCTTGCCGACGGGAGTTAGAGAAATATCAACAGGAATCACCCAAAATGCCATACGTTGGTATTATTTTGGATTGGCTTACTCG
- a CDS encoding AAA family ATPase: protein MKLTSLYVHDFKGYREHQFDLLGKSTVLFGVNGAGKSTVLTAINYLMWPVLNRLSNTQGIAFRSLNTESVHAGFGMMNLGADFSLAGETLSLRKDYIKAKPGKAPRVIPYKDLYDSFVEKFTATYLSEGSENNMPIFVNYGTNRSVLDIPLRIRTNHEFSQLAALERASENELDFRSFFEWFRNQEDIENETKTETKNFDYEDVSLGCVRTAVCSMLDNVSDLKVKRSPLRMTVKKNGLEMRVDNLSDGEKCTLALFGDLARRIALANPSRSNPLEGEGIVLIDEIELHMHPSWQRKILGALKSTFPNIQFIITTHSPQVISEVDDSYNLFGLKQENDDVIVKPYNVHGWDTNGILHSVMHTTERPENVVRAFEAFDSAIECNLEEASKILQYLKETVDPNDPKLTECEVRFDLENR from the coding sequence ATGAAACTCACAAGCCTCTATGTGCATGACTTCAAGGGCTATAGAGAACATCAATTTGATTTGCTGGGAAAAAGCACCGTCCTTTTCGGTGTAAACGGTGCTGGCAAATCAACCGTTCTGACAGCCATTAATTATTTAATGTGGCCAGTTTTGAACCGTTTAAGCAACACTCAGGGAATTGCTTTCCGCTCCTTAAATACAGAATCTGTTCATGCTGGCTTTGGAATGATGAACCTTGGTGCTGATTTCAGCCTGGCTGGTGAAACCTTGTCTTTAAGAAAAGATTATATTAAAGCCAAGCCCGGAAAAGCTCCACGAGTAATTCCATACAAGGATTTATACGATTCTTTTGTTGAAAAATTTACAGCAACTTATCTCTCTGAGGGATCAGAAAACAATATGCCCATTTTCGTCAATTATGGAACCAATCGTTCCGTCCTTGACATTCCTCTTAGAATTCGTACCAATCATGAATTTTCGCAGCTGGCAGCTTTAGAGCGAGCCAGCGAGAATGAATTGGATTTTCGTTCCTTTTTTGAGTGGTTTCGCAATCAGGAAGACATCGAAAACGAAACAAAAACAGAAACCAAAAATTTCGATTATGAGGATGTTTCTTTAGGGTGTGTCCGCACAGCTGTCTGTTCTATGTTGGATAATGTCTCCGACCTAAAAGTTAAACGTAGTCCCCTGCGCATGACAGTCAAGAAGAATGGTCTAGAAATGCGCGTTGATAATCTTTCTGATGGTGAGAAATGTACCCTCGCTCTCTTTGGTGACTTAGCTCGTCGTATTGCTCTGGCTAACCCTTCTCGCAGCAATCCACTTGAGGGAGAAGGTATTGTACTCATCGATGAGATTGAACTTCATATGCACCCTTCTTGGCAGCGAAAAATTCTCGGTGCATTAAAAAGTACTTTTCCGAACATTCAATTTATCATCACAACGCATTCTCCTCAAGTGATAAGCGAAGTAGATGACAGTTACAATCTTTTCGGTCTGAAGCAGGAAAATGACGATGTAATCGTTAAACCCTATAATGTGCATGGATGGGATACCAACGGAATTCTGCATAGCGTAATGCATACCACTGAGCGTCCCGAAAATGTTGTACGAGCATTTGAAGCATTCGATAGCGCCATCGAATGTAACCTTGAAGAAGCATCTAAAATTCTTCAGTATCTGAAAGAAACTGTTGATCCCAACGATCCAAAGTTGACAGAGTGTGAAGTTCGTTTCGATTTGGAGAATCGCTGA